The following are encoded in a window of Saccharothrix longispora genomic DNA:
- the rocD gene encoding ornithine--oxo-acid transaminase yields the protein MTATFLPATEQFIALDEEWSTHNYHPLPVVISHGEGAWVTDVEGRRYLDFLSGYSSLNFGHRHPDLVAAAVEQLGRVTLTSRAFHHDQFGAFCRELAELTGTDLVLAMNSGAEAVESAIKVARKWAYRVKGVPAGEAEIVVAGSNFHGRTTTIVSFSTDDTARDDFGPFTPGFRVVRYGSLDDLRAAVTDRTAAVLLEPVQGEAGVVVPPAGYLRGVRELCDERGVLMIADEIQSGLGRTGELFALDHEGVRADLYTLGKALGGGILPVSAVVGSRDVLGVLRPGEHGSTFGGNPLACAVGRAVVRLLATGEYQRRSRELGAHLHARLGELVGHGVAEVRGRGLWAGVEIAPGGPRGREASEALAGLGVLCKETQDTTLRVAPPLMISHEDLDRGIDAIGQVLRARG from the coding sequence ATGACCGCCACCTTCCTCCCCGCCACGGAGCAGTTCATCGCGCTCGACGAGGAATGGAGCACCCACAACTACCACCCGCTGCCGGTCGTGATCTCGCACGGCGAGGGCGCGTGGGTGACCGACGTCGAGGGACGCCGCTACCTGGACTTCCTGTCGGGCTACTCGTCGCTGAACTTCGGGCACCGGCACCCCGACCTGGTGGCCGCGGCGGTGGAGCAGCTCGGCCGCGTCACGCTCACCAGCCGCGCGTTCCACCACGACCAGTTCGGCGCGTTCTGCCGCGAGCTGGCCGAGCTGACCGGCACCGACCTGGTGCTCGCGATGAACTCCGGCGCCGAGGCCGTCGAGTCGGCGATCAAGGTGGCCCGCAAGTGGGCGTACCGGGTGAAGGGGGTGCCGGCGGGCGAGGCGGAGATCGTGGTGGCCGGGTCGAACTTCCACGGCCGCACCACGACGATCGTGTCGTTCTCCACCGACGACACCGCCCGCGACGACTTCGGGCCGTTCACGCCGGGCTTCCGCGTCGTGCGGTACGGCTCGCTCGACGACCTGCGCGCCGCGGTCACCGACCGCACCGCCGCCGTGCTGCTGGAGCCCGTGCAGGGCGAGGCGGGCGTGGTCGTGCCGCCCGCCGGCTACCTGCGGGGCGTGCGGGAGCTGTGCGACGAGCGCGGCGTGCTGATGATCGCCGACGAGATCCAGTCCGGGCTGGGCCGCACCGGCGAGCTCTTCGCGCTCGACCACGAGGGCGTGCGCGCCGACCTGTACACGCTGGGCAAGGCGCTCGGCGGCGGCATCCTGCCGGTGTCCGCGGTGGTCGGGTCGCGCGACGTGCTGGGCGTGCTGCGGCCCGGCGAGCACGGTTCGACGTTCGGCGGCAACCCCCTGGCGTGCGCGGTCGGGCGGGCCGTGGTGCGGCTGCTGGCGACCGGCGAGTACCAGCGGCGGTCCCGCGAGCTGGGCGCCCACCTGCACGCGCGGCTCGGCGAGCTGGTCGGGCACGGCGTGGCCGAGGTGCGCGGGCGGGGGCTGTGGGCGGGCGTGGAGATCGCCCCCGGCGGGCCGCGCGGCCGGGAGGCGTCCGAGGCGCTGGCCGGGCTGGGCGTGCTCTGCAAGGAGACCCAGGACACCACCCTGCGCGTCGCGCCGCCGCTGATGATCTCCCACGAGGACCTCGACCGCGGGATCGACGCGATCGGGCAGGTTCTCCGCGCTCGCGGGTAG
- a CDS encoding PPK2 family polyphosphate kinase: protein MAKKSAQVQSVSDIFRVNPGSMDLAALDPAATPIGPRSKEEAAGEVARIGEELDELQEALFAEGVGGGRRRVLLVLQGMDTSGKGGTIRHVLGLVNPHGVRVAAFGRPTPEERSHDFLWRIRRQVPPPGYLGVFDRSHYEDVLVARVDGLVPEDEWRRRYALINEFEADLVEQGVTLVKCFLHISPEKQKERLLARLEDPLKQWKYDPADLAARAKFSAYREAYRDALARCSEAAPWYAVPADRKWYRNWAVASLLLGALRDLAPRRPAPSYDPEVELARLRDADPLR, encoded by the coding sequence ATGGCGAAGAAGTCGGCGCAGGTCCAGTCCGTTTCCGACATCTTCCGGGTGAACCCGGGATCGATGGACCTCGCGGCACTCGACCCGGCCGCCACCCCGATCGGTCCCCGCTCGAAGGAGGAGGCCGCGGGGGAGGTCGCGCGCATCGGCGAGGAGTTGGACGAACTCCAGGAGGCGCTCTTCGCGGAGGGCGTCGGCGGCGGCCGGCGCCGCGTGCTGCTGGTGCTCCAGGGCATGGACACCTCGGGCAAGGGCGGCACGATCCGGCACGTCCTGGGCCTGGTCAACCCGCACGGCGTGCGGGTCGCCGCGTTCGGCAGGCCCACCCCCGAGGAGCGGTCGCACGACTTCCTGTGGCGCATCCGCCGCCAGGTCCCGCCGCCCGGCTACCTGGGCGTCTTCGACCGCTCGCACTACGAGGACGTGCTCGTCGCGCGGGTGGACGGGCTGGTGCCCGAGGACGAGTGGCGACGCCGGTACGCGCTGATCAACGAGTTCGAGGCGGACCTGGTCGAGCAGGGCGTGACCCTCGTGAAGTGCTTCCTGCACATCTCGCCCGAGAAGCAGAAGGAACGGCTCCTCGCCCGCCTGGAGGACCCGCTCAAGCAGTGGAAGTACGACCCGGCCGACCTCGCCGCGCGGGCGAAGTTCTCCGCCTACCGGGAGGCCTACCGGGACGCGCTGGCCCGGTGCTCCGAGGCCGCGCCCTGGTACGCGGTGCCGGCGGACCGCAAGTGGTACCGCAACTGGGCGGTGGCGAGCCTGCTCCTCGGGGCGCTTCGGGACCTCGCCCCCCGGCGGCCCGCGCCCTCGTACGATCCGGAGGTCGAGTTGGCACGCCTCCGGGACGCCGACCCGTTGCGCTAG
- a CDS encoding lactonase family protein → MTEGVAEARGEVRAYLGTYTTWPGGGTGLGLGAFDPATGRLRVTGVVEDVVNPSFVVDAGRFAYAVNERSDGEVTALAVGADGVPKVLNSRSTGGADPCHLTLHEGFLLSANYSSGSVAVHPVRSDGGLGERTDLVRHQGSGPDPERQEGPHAHQVLPDPRGEFVLAVDLGTDSVYSYKLEEAGTLTLAGTARLHPGAGPRHLAFHPNGRFAYIANELDSTIVVASYERGALKPGPRLSTLPEGAPTTPRNYPAEVVVSPDGRFVYLSNRGHDSVAVFAVERSGAALRLVGATPVGGQYPRHIVLDRAGRFLLAANQNSGDVTVFAVDRATGGLRQVSSTDAPIPVCVAFRG, encoded by the coding sequence ATGACCGAGGGTGTGGCCGAAGCGCGCGGAGAGGTGCGCGCCTACCTGGGCACCTACACCACGTGGCCGGGTGGCGGCACGGGGTTGGGGCTGGGCGCGTTCGACCCCGCGACCGGGCGGCTGCGGGTGACCGGTGTGGTGGAGGACGTGGTCAACCCGTCGTTCGTGGTCGACGCGGGCAGGTTCGCCTACGCGGTCAACGAGCGGTCCGACGGCGAGGTGACCGCGCTGGCGGTCGGCGCGGACGGCGTGCCCAAGGTGCTGAACAGCCGGAGCACCGGTGGCGCGGACCCGTGCCACCTCACCCTGCACGAGGGGTTCCTGCTGTCGGCGAACTACAGCTCGGGCAGCGTCGCCGTGCACCCGGTGCGCTCCGACGGCGGGCTGGGCGAGCGCACCGACCTCGTGCGGCACCAGGGCTCCGGGCCGGACCCCGAGCGCCAAGAGGGGCCGCACGCCCACCAGGTGCTGCCCGACCCGCGCGGCGAGTTCGTGCTCGCCGTCGACCTGGGCACCGACTCGGTCTACAGCTACAAGCTGGAGGAGGCCGGCACGCTGACCCTCGCGGGCACCGCGCGCCTGCACCCCGGCGCCGGGCCGCGGCACCTCGCGTTCCACCCGAACGGCAGGTTCGCCTACATCGCCAACGAGCTGGACTCCACGATCGTGGTGGCGAGCTACGAGCGCGGCGCCCTCAAGCCCGGACCGAGGCTGAGCACGCTGCCCGAGGGCGCGCCCACCACCCCGCGCAACTACCCGGCCGAGGTCGTGGTGTCGCCGGACGGCCGGTTCGTCTACCTCTCCAACCGGGGGCACGACAGCGTCGCCGTGTTCGCCGTCGAACGGTCCGGCGCGGCGTTGCGGCTGGTCGGCGCCACGCCGGTGGGCGGGCAGTACCCGCGGCACATCGTGCTCGACCGGGCCGGGAGGTTCCTGCTGGCCGCCAACCAGAACTCCGGCGACGTCACGGTGTTCGCCGTCGACCGGGCCACCGGCGGACTTCGGCAGGTGTCGTCGACCGACGCGCCGATCCCGGTCTGCGTCGCCTTCCGGGGGTAA